A genomic window from Halorubrum lacusprofundi ATCC 49239 includes:
- a CDS encoding cobyrinic acid a,c-diamide synthase, which yields MKGLVLGGTASGVGKTVATLATIRALEDAGHAVQPAKAGPDFIDPSHHERVTGRPSRTLDLWLQGEDGLRRNYARGEGDVCVVEGAMGLYDGDGSSTAAVAETLGLPVVLVVDASAGMESVAATALGFRAYADRIGRGIDVVGVIAQRAHGGRHADGIREALPDDLTYFGRIPPNDDLAVPDRHLGLHMGDESPVPDDALDAAAEGLRTERLVDISREPAGALEPATAVESTDGDRPRVAVARDDAFRFMYPATIERLRERATVEPFAPIAGDSLPPCDGVYLPGGYPELHAAELAMSPALDEVASAAAEGTPVLGECGGLMALAESLTTVDGETHAMAGVLPADVRMCDRYQALDHVELRATRDAPTASAGSTLRGHEFHYSTAEIGTDARFAFDVERGTGIDGDNDGLIEHQTLGTYCHVHPESGAFDAFLDGL from the coding sequence ATGAAGGGCCTCGTCCTCGGTGGCACCGCTTCCGGGGTCGGCAAGACTGTCGCGACGCTCGCGACGATCCGGGCGCTGGAAGACGCCGGCCACGCCGTCCAGCCGGCGAAGGCAGGGCCGGACTTCATCGACCCGAGCCACCACGAGCGCGTGACGGGGCGTCCCTCGCGCACGCTCGACCTGTGGTTACAGGGTGAGGACGGACTTCGTCGGAACTACGCCCGCGGCGAGGGCGACGTCTGCGTCGTCGAGGGCGCCATGGGGCTGTACGACGGCGACGGGTCGAGCACGGCCGCGGTCGCCGAGACGCTCGGCCTTCCGGTCGTGCTCGTGGTCGACGCGAGCGCCGGCATGGAGAGCGTCGCGGCGACCGCACTCGGCTTCCGGGCGTACGCCGACCGGATCGGCCGCGGCATCGACGTGGTCGGCGTGATCGCCCAGCGCGCGCACGGCGGGCGCCACGCCGACGGAATCCGCGAGGCGCTCCCGGACGACCTCACGTACTTCGGCCGAATTCCGCCGAACGACGACCTCGCGGTACCCGACCGCCACCTCGGCCTACACATGGGCGACGAGTCGCCCGTGCCCGACGACGCGCTCGACGCGGCCGCGGAGGGACTCCGGACTGAGCGGCTCGTCGATATCTCGCGGGAGCCGGCGGGTGCGTTGGAGCCAGCGACAGCGGTCGAGTCGACCGACGGCGACCGCCCCCGCGTTGCGGTCGCCCGCGACGACGCCTTCCGGTTCATGTATCCAGCGACGATCGAACGCCTGCGCGAGCGAGCGACGGTGGAGCCGTTCGCGCCGATCGCGGGCGATTCCCTCCCGCCCTGTGACGGCGTCTACCTCCCCGGCGGTTACCCGGAGCTGCACGCCGCAGAACTGGCGATGAGCCCGGCGCTTGACGAGGTCGCGAGCGCGGCCGCCGAGGGGACTCCCGTGCTCGGCGAGTGCGGCGGGCTGATGGCGCTCGCCGAGTCGCTGACGACGGTCGACGGCGAGACGCACGCGATGGCCGGCGTCCTCCCGGCCGACGTGCGAATGTGCGACCGGTATCAGGCGCTCGATCACGTCGAACTTCGGGCGACGCGGGACGCGCCGACGGCGTCGGCGGGGTCGACCCTGCGGGGTCACGAGTTCCACTACTCGACAGCCGAGATCGGGACCGACGCCCGGTTCGCCTTCGACGTCGAGCGCGGGACAGGGATCGACGGCGACAACGATGGCCTGATCGAACACCAAACGCTCGGAACGTACTGTCACGTCCACCCCGAAAGCGGGGCGTTCGACGCGTTTCTCGACGGACTGTGA
- a CDS encoding GTP--adenosylcobinamide-phosphate guanylyltransferase, with product MCGGRGTRLGGETEKPLREITGRPMVDRVLDALVESRIETTHTIVSPHATRTRERLAARANDSPSLSIVDAPGNGYVADLQYAMGTVGAGGAPLLTVAADLPLLDGAAVNAVLDAARTADGDSLTVCVPAARKRELGVSADATTEIDGREVVPAGINVVGGSDTSERDDGEDSTADHGGAVHLTDDARLAVNVNYPSDVRTAERLLNSDSTGYHTDQ from the coding sequence ATGTGCGGCGGCCGCGGCACCCGCCTCGGCGGCGAGACGGAGAAGCCCCTCCGAGAGATCACGGGGCGGCCGATGGTCGACCGCGTGCTCGACGCGCTCGTCGAGAGCCGGATCGAGACGACCCATACAATCGTCTCTCCGCACGCGACGCGTACGCGGGAGCGCCTCGCTGCGCGGGCGAACGATTCCCCGTCGCTGTCGATAGTCGACGCGCCGGGGAACGGCTACGTCGCCGACCTGCAGTACGCGATGGGAACTGTCGGCGCGGGCGGAGCGCCCCTCCTGACGGTCGCCGCTGACCTCCCGCTTTTGGACGGCGCGGCGGTGAACGCGGTTCTCGACGCGGCCCGCACCGCCGACGGCGACTCGCTCACCGTCTGTGTACCGGCGGCCCGCAAGCGCGAACTGGGCGTCAGCGCGGACGCGACGACCGAGATCGACGGTCGCGAGGTCGTTCCGGCCGGGATCAACGTCGTGGGCGGGAGCGACACATCCGAACGGGACGACGGCGAGGATTCGACCGCCGACCACGGCGGCGCCGTCCACCTCACCGACGACGCCCGACTCGCCGTCAACGTCAACTACCCGTCGGACGTGCGGACCGCAGAGCGGCTACTGAACAGCGATTCAACGGGATACCACACCGACCAATGA
- a CDS encoding cobyric acid synthase, with the protein MTDHNLDTETILVAGTASHAGKSTLVAGLCRLLARRGVSVAPFKAQNMSNNARVALTPDGEWGEIGVSQHVQARAAQIPATTDMNPVLLKPRGDGESQLVINGGAVGHFAAGEYYESHWDQARDAAVAAHRRLAADHDVIVAEGAGSIAEINLHDRDLANVECARFADAAIVIAVDIERGGAFASLYGTLELLPDDVRERVAGAVITKFRGDPALLEPGIEEIEARTEVPIVGVVPHDDPGLPAEDSLSLPDADGEGGPGVSGTDDGVPEEETVRIAVPRLPRISNFTDLTPLAREPGVRVAYVPLDATLDAPLADADAVVLPGSKNTVDDLLALREAGLDEAIRRFEGPIVGICGGYQLLGERITGADIEGTGSESTVEGVGVLPVETHFSPDKRVERVTRTVAGVGPLAGATGTAAGYEIHMGRSSPTGETARPLGPESAATGRALGTYLHGLFENGAVRDAFVSTVFEMADESRPTEPSRSAGDPDDTDRSSYDRAADLVAENVDLAAAGLGELE; encoded by the coding sequence ATGACCGACCACAATCTCGACACCGAGACAATCCTCGTCGCCGGCACCGCGAGCCACGCCGGTAAGAGCACGCTCGTGGCCGGGCTCTGCCGACTCCTCGCGCGCCGGGGCGTCTCTGTCGCGCCTTTTAAGGCTCAGAACATGAGCAACAACGCTCGGGTCGCGCTCACGCCCGACGGCGAGTGGGGCGAGATTGGCGTCTCACAGCACGTGCAAGCGCGAGCCGCCCAGATCCCGGCGACGACCGACATGAACCCCGTCCTGCTCAAACCCCGCGGCGACGGCGAGAGCCAGTTGGTGATCAACGGGGGGGCGGTCGGCCACTTCGCGGCCGGCGAGTACTACGAGTCGCACTGGGACCAAGCACGGGACGCGGCGGTCGCGGCTCACCGTCGACTGGCGGCCGATCACGACGTGATCGTCGCGGAGGGAGCGGGGAGTATCGCCGAGATCAACCTCCACGACCGCGACCTCGCGAACGTGGAGTGCGCCCGGTTCGCCGACGCCGCAATCGTGATCGCGGTCGACATCGAGCGCGGCGGCGCCTTCGCGAGCCTCTACGGCACCCTCGAACTCCTCCCCGACGACGTTCGCGAGCGCGTCGCCGGCGCCGTGATCACCAAATTCCGCGGCGACCCCGCCCTCTTGGAGCCCGGCATCGAGGAGATCGAAGCGCGGACCGAGGTCCCGATCGTCGGCGTCGTCCCGCACGACGACCCCGGCCTCCCGGCCGAGGACAGTCTCTCGCTGCCGGACGCGGACGGTGAGGGCGGACCCGGCGTTTCCGGCACCGACGACGGCGTCCCCGAGGAGGAGACGGTCCGGATCGCGGTCCCCCGGCTCCCGCGCATCTCGAACTTCACCGATCTGACGCCGCTCGCTCGTGAGCCGGGGGTCCGGGTGGCGTACGTCCCGCTCGACGCGACCCTCGACGCCCCCCTCGCCGACGCCGACGCGGTCGTCCTCCCCGGCTCGAAGAACACGGTCGACGACCTGCTCGCGCTGCGCGAGGCGGGCCTCGACGAGGCGATCCGCCGCTTCGAGGGCCCGATCGTCGGGATCTGCGGCGGCTACCAGCTGCTCGGCGAGCGGATCACCGGCGCCGATATCGAGGGCACCGGCTCGGAATCAACCGTCGAGGGCGTCGGCGTGCTCCCGGTCGAGACGCACTTCTCGCCCGACAAGCGCGTCGAGCGCGTAACGCGCACCGTCGCCGGTGTCGGCCCGCTGGCCGGGGCGACCGGAACCGCAGCTGGCTACGAGATCCACATGGGTCGATCGTCACCGACCGGAGAGACCGCCCGCCCGCTGGGCCCGGAGAGCGCGGCGACGGGCCGGGCGCTGGGGACCTACCTCCACGGGCTCTTCGAGAACGGGGCGGTCCGTGACGCCTTCGTATCCACCGTCTTCGAGATGGCGGACGAGTCGCGGCCCACGGAGCCGTCGCGGTCGGCTGGAGATCCAGACGACACCGATCGATCCTCCTACGACCGCGCCGCCGACCTCGTCGCCGAGAATGTCGACCTCGCGGCCGCAGGGCTCGGCGAGTTGGAGTGA
- a CDS encoding CobD/CbiB family cobalamin biosynthesis protein, with protein MATAPLLTPVLASLATLAIAVALDLALAEPPARVHPVALFGSVVGRFDRSWSRPRLVGVAVAVGLPIGVAAFAGGIVAAASFALPAFSALPVLVAGTILFTTVSLRMLLATTAEVVELTETDPDAARESVRALAGRDATDLSPADLRSAAVESAAENLADGFVAPLGGFALGATVGLAVGGSEVALPLAAGVAAAVWVKAVNTLDSMLGYRSKPVGWASARLDDAVMFLPARVTAGCLSVAAGSIEALRWAASWAGKPGSPNSGWPMATAAAALDVRLEKPGHYVLNPDASPPSVVDAERAVRLVGVSGGVAVALAAGWLLATRWLPAPAGVIG; from the coding sequence ATGGCGACTGCTCCCCTCCTTACCCCCGTACTCGCCTCCCTCGCCACGCTGGCGATCGCGGTCGCCCTCGACCTCGCGCTCGCGGAGCCACCCGCCCGAGTCCACCCCGTCGCGCTGTTCGGGTCGGTCGTCGGTCGGTTCGACCGCTCGTGGTCGCGCCCCCGGCTCGTCGGCGTCGCGGTCGCGGTCGGGCTCCCGATCGGTGTCGCGGCGTTTGCGGGCGGGATCGTCGCAGCCGCCTCCTTCGCTCTTCCCGCCTTCTCCGCCCTCCCCGTTCTCGTCGCCGGAACGATCCTCTTCACGACCGTCAGCCTCCGAATGCTGCTGGCGACGACCGCCGAGGTCGTCGAACTGACGGAAACGGATCCGGACGCGGCCCGGGAATCGGTGCGCGCGCTCGCGGGCCGGGACGCGACCGACCTCTCCCCGGCCGACCTCCGGAGCGCGGCCGTCGAGAGCGCGGCCGAGAACCTCGCCGACGGGTTCGTCGCGCCCCTCGGCGGGTTCGCGCTCGGAGCGACGGTCGGACTCGCGGTCGGCGGTTCCGAAGTCGCGCTCCCGCTTGCCGCGGGGGTTGCCGCCGCGGTCTGGGTGAAGGCCGTCAACACGCTCGACTCGATGCTCGGCTACCGCTCGAAGCCGGTCGGGTGGGCGAGCGCTCGGCTCGACGACGCCGTGATGTTCCTCCCGGCCCGCGTGACCGCCGGCTGTCTTTCGGTCGCGGCCGGATCGATCGAAGCCCTCCGCTGGGCCGCATCGTGGGCCGGGAAGCCCGGATCGCCGAACTCCGGGTGGCCGATGGCGACCGCCGCGGCCGCGCTCGACGTGCGACTGGAGAAACCCGGTCACTACGTCCTCAACCCGGACGCGAGCCCGCCCAGCGTCGTCGACGCGGAGCGGGCGGTACGGCTCGTCGGCGTTTCCGGCGGGGTCGCGGTCGCTCTCGCGGCGGGATGGCTACTCGCGACAAGATGGCTCCCGGCTCCTGCGGGGGTGATCGGATGA
- a CDS encoding cob(I)yrinic acid a,c-diamide adenosyltransferase, producing the protein MTTDNNDTDSTTDDDADAPTDGEPTESDESSDPAARTPGGGSAPEPEPIEPAAPEEFGLVQAWWGDGKGKTTAAMGMGFRAAGHGYRVHMLQFMKGGADSVEGVRGEYNAIAAMPGFSYENAGHYGWHGLLDGSGDDEHEAKASAAFERAEDLVAGAADADLAAPIPLDGDPDDGVHMLILDEVLYAADRGLVDPEEVVALAESKPETLELVLTGSHGEPDYLDGVADLITNVRKDAHPFDAGHRARRGTEY; encoded by the coding sequence ATGACAACAGACAACAACGACACCGACAGCACCACCGACGACGACGCAGACGCACCGACGGACGGAGAACCGACCGAGAGCGACGAGAGCTCCGACCCCGCCGCCCGAACGCCCGGCGGGGGCTCGGCCCCCGAACCGGAGCCGATCGAGCCGGCCGCGCCCGAAGAGTTCGGGCTCGTGCAGGCGTGGTGGGGCGACGGGAAGGGGAAGACCACCGCGGCGATGGGGATGGGGTTCCGGGCCGCGGGCCACGGCTACCGCGTCCACATGCTCCAGTTCATGAAGGGCGGCGCCGACAGCGTCGAGGGCGTCAGGGGAGAGTACAACGCGATCGCCGCGATGCCGGGATTCAGCTACGAGAACGCCGGCCACTACGGCTGGCACGGACTCCTCGACGGCTCCGGCGACGACGAGCACGAGGCGAAGGCGAGCGCGGCGTTCGAGCGCGCGGAGGACCTCGTCGCGGGCGCGGCCGACGCCGACCTGGCCGCCCCGATCCCGCTCGACGGCGACCCCGACGACGGGGTCCACATGCTGATCCTCGACGAGGTGTTGTACGCGGCCGATCGCGGACTCGTCGACCCCGAGGAGGTCGTCGCGCTCGCGGAGTCGAAGCCGGAGACCCTCGAACTCGTCCTCACCGGAAGCCACGGCGAGCCCGACTACCTCGACGGGGTTGCCGACCTGATCACGAACGTCCGGAAGGACGCCCACCCGTTCGACGCGGGGCATCGCGCCCGGCGAGGGACGGAGTACTGA
- a CDS encoding adenosylcobinamide amidohydrolase, with the protein MFEAAVRDGVLRLRRPETRWLSTGWNGGRLRADAAYNVSVPEGFDRTDLGAYRDERLARAGFKSEEDPPTLFTGVSMVHAYGARLGSVVAYATVGLSNPAMLPMDPTGVTGATDDAGDSEPGAAASTGEPPRRPGTVNLVVGTTRRLADGAAANLVAVAAEAKAATLLATAGVPGTTSDAVVVGDDPTGEPAAFSGSATPVGAAARVCVRDAVRASLRSRYPDGDLPGPAADAEHGVVADERAEVFEL; encoded by the coding sequence ATGTTTGAGGCGGCCGTGCGCGATGGCGTGCTCCGCCTGCGCCGACCCGAGACGCGCTGGCTCTCCACCGGCTGGAACGGGGGCCGGTTGCGGGCCGACGCCGCCTACAACGTCTCGGTGCCGGAGGGGTTCGACCGGACCGACCTCGGCGCGTACCGCGACGAGCGGCTGGCGCGGGCGGGGTTTAAAAGTGAAGAGGACCCGCCAACCCTGTTCACCGGCGTTTCGATGGTCCACGCGTACGGCGCACGTCTCGGATCGGTCGTCGCGTACGCGACCGTCGGGCTGTCGAACCCGGCGATGTTGCCGATGGATCCGACGGGAGTGACAGGAGCGACGGACGATGCTGGCGACTCGGAGCCCGGCGCCGCGGCGTCGACCGGGGAACCGCCCCGGCGACCCGGTACGGTCAACCTGGTAGTCGGAACGACGCGGCGGCTCGCCGACGGCGCGGCGGCGAACCTCGTCGCGGTCGCGGCCGAGGCGAAGGCCGCGACGTTGCTCGCGACGGCGGGCGTGCCGGGGACGACGAGCGACGCGGTGGTCGTCGGCGACGACCCGACCGGGGAGCCGGCGGCCTTCTCGGGCAGCGCCACTCCGGTCGGCGCGGCGGCCCGCGTCTGCGTCCGGGACGCGGTCCGCGCGAGCCTGCGGTCGCGGTACCCGGACGGCGACCTGCCCGGTCCGGCCGCCGACGCCGAGCACGGCGTCGTCGCCGACGAACGAGCGGAGGTTTTCGAGCTATGA
- the trxA gene encoding thioredoxin, with translation MSDTADATDGGESTKSERERIRERKLRELQEELEREGEIGGEPAEKLGEESTATPDEPIDVAGPEEFRRVVDEHDVVVVDCYADWCGPCQMMEPTIEAIASDTDAAVAKVDVDANPEIAQQLGARSIPTLLVYADGEAVDRFTGAQDRTTLESAIERAA, from the coding sequence ATGAGCGACACCGCAGACGCGACTGACGGGGGCGAATCGACGAAAAGCGAGCGCGAGCGCATCCGCGAGCGCAAGCTCCGGGAGCTTCAGGAGGAGCTGGAACGCGAGGGCGAGATCGGCGGCGAGCCGGCCGAGAAGCTGGGCGAGGAGTCGACGGCGACCCCGGACGAGCCGATCGATGTCGCCGGACCGGAGGAGTTCCGCCGTGTCGTCGACGAGCACGACGTGGTGGTAGTCGACTGCTACGCCGACTGGTGCGGCCCCTGTCAGATGATGGAGCCGACGATCGAGGCGATCGCAAGCGACACCGACGCCGCCGTGGCGAAGGTCGATGTCGACGCCAACCCGGAGATCGCCCAGCAGCTCGGCGCACGCAGTATCCCGACCCTCCTCGTGTACGCCGACGGTGAGGCGGTCGACCGGTTTACGGGCGCGCAGGACCGAACGACGCTGGAGTCGGCGATCGAACGCGCGGCCTGA
- a CDS encoding nicotinate-nucleotide--dimethylbenzimidazole phosphoribosyltransferase, with protein MTDVTLAVVAGTTATAAIDGISAAGADPELRKHTPSADIEIVADGRPAPDSVVPVSPSGCPTPAVVTRAVRELVGFEFVGVDAGLAVPTAPTGAQVLDAGAAPGGDVRDPEPVPDAAAIFEAARGLVPEIVESRTNASDGDDVDADDDRELLVAETIPGGTTTALGVLTALGERPAVSSSLPANPLGTKRAVVDEGLAASEIAAGDAADDPLDALRLMGDPVLAAAAGLVVGAVERGVPVTLAGGTQMATVAALARHAGVEGRLPLATTSFVADDPSADVGALADDLGLTLAATDPAFGESDHPAMAAYARGEAKEGVGMGGALALSERAGVPAGDVRDRVAALTDRLLAERESPS; from the coding sequence GTGACCGACGTGACCCTCGCGGTCGTCGCGGGGACGACTGCAACCGCCGCGATCGACGGGATCAGCGCCGCGGGCGCGGATCCGGAACTCCGGAAACACACCCCGAGCGCCGACATTGAGATCGTCGCCGACGGGCGGCCCGCACCCGACTCGGTGGTCCCAGTCAGCCCCTCGGGCTGTCCGACCCCCGCGGTCGTCACCCGAGCCGTGCGCGAGCTCGTCGGGTTCGAGTTCGTCGGGGTCGACGCCGGCCTCGCGGTCCCGACGGCCCCGACGGGGGCGCAGGTCCTCGACGCGGGTGCCGCGCCCGGCGGCGACGTGCGCGACCCGGAGCCCGTCCCGGACGCCGCGGCGATCTTCGAGGCGGCGCGCGGACTGGTGCCGGAGATAGTGGAGAGTCGGACGAACGCGTCCGACGGCGACGATGTCGACGCCGACGACGATCGCGAACTCCTCGTCGCCGAGACGATCCCCGGCGGCACGACGACCGCGCTCGGCGTCCTCACCGCGCTCGGCGAGCGCCCGGCCGTCTCTTCGTCGCTGCCGGCGAACCCCCTTGGAACCAAGCGAGCGGTCGTCGACGAGGGGCTGGCCGCCAGCGAGATCGCCGCTGGTGACGCGGCCGACGACCCGCTCGACGCGCTCCGGCTGATGGGCGACCCCGTGCTCGCCGCGGCCGCCGGCCTCGTGGTCGGCGCGGTCGAGCGCGGCGTGCCGGTCACGCTCGCGGGCGGCACCCAAATGGCGACGGTCGCCGCGCTCGCCCGGCACGCGGGCGTGGAGGGCCGACTCCCGCTCGCGACGACCTCGTTCGTCGCCGACGACCCCTCCGCGGACGTGGGCGCGCTCGCGGACGATCTCGGGCTGACGCTCGCCGCGACCGACCCGGCGTTCGGCGAGAGCGACCACCCGGCGATGGCGGCGTACGCCCGCGGCGAGGCGAAGGAGGGCGTCGGGATGGGCGGCGCGTTGGCGCTCTCCGAGCGCGCCGGCGTCCCCGCGGGCGACGTGCGCGACCGGGTCGCTGCACTCACCGACCGCCTGCTGGCCGAGCGGGAGTCCCCGTCATGA
- the cobS gene encoding adenosylcobinamide-GDP ribazoletransferase: MILTALRGALGFLTRIPVGRDEAAWAAFARSPWTFPVVGYLVGGLVALSLFVPAPAPTVALAFVLAVYAVTGIGHLDGVADIGDAAAVHGDREERRRVLKDSALGVGGTVALALVVLGLATAALGLVEVAATAGDGGPLPPVIGIVVAAEVGAKAATATLVCVGDAPHEGLGSALTGESSPGATLSVFALAAPAALLTWPQVLPGLAALLVALATAALVARWSRRRLGGVSGDVLGATTELARVAALHAGVIAWTRF; this comes from the coding sequence ATGATCCTGACCGCGCTCCGCGGGGCGCTCGGCTTCCTCACCCGAATCCCGGTCGGCCGCGACGAGGCGGCGTGGGCGGCGTTCGCGCGGTCGCCGTGGACGTTCCCGGTCGTCGGGTACCTCGTCGGCGGGCTCGTTGCCCTCTCCCTGTTCGTGCCTGCGCCCGCCCCTACGGTCGCGCTCGCGTTCGTCCTCGCCGTCTACGCCGTCACTGGGATCGGTCACCTCGACGGCGTGGCCGACATCGGCGACGCCGCGGCCGTCCACGGGGACCGCGAGGAGCGCCGGCGCGTGCTGAAAGACTCCGCGCTCGGCGTCGGCGGGACGGTCGCGCTCGCGCTCGTCGTGCTCGGGCTGGCGACCGCCGCGCTCGGACTGGTCGAGGTTGCGGCGACCGCGGGGGACGGGGGACCTCTCCCCCCTGTGATCGGAATCGTTGTCGCCGCCGAGGTCGGCGCGAAGGCCGCGACGGCGACGCTCGTCTGCGTCGGGGACGCGCCCCACGAAGGGCTCGGCTCCGCGCTGACCGGCGAGTCGTCTCCCGGCGCGACGCTCTCGGTCTTCGCGCTGGCGGCGCCGGCCGCCCTACTCACGTGGCCTCAGGTCCTACCGGGTCTCGCGGCGCTTCTTGTTGCGCTGGCGACGGCGGCGCTCGTCGCCCGGTGGTCCCGCCGACGACTCGGCGGCGTCTCCGGCGACGTGCTCGGCGCGACCACCGAACTCGCGCGGGTCGCCGCGCTGCACGCGGGGGTGATCGCGTGGACGCGCTTCTGA
- a CDS encoding aminotransferase class I/II-fold pyridoxal phosphate-dependent enzyme, whose protein sequence is MNLDTALDLEREPHGSSDDPDPLDFSANINPEVPPGVEEAYREAFAAARSYPVEPPESFREAAAEYVDCDPDAVVPTPGGLAAIRAAIALAVDPGDTALIPAPSFGEYAREVRLQGGEPAFVAADAVLDADPADHALAVVCAPNNPTGTDYERAELEGFAARCRAADTLLLVDEAFRGFTDRPSLAGEEGVVVARSLTKLFGLPGIRAGFAVATGKFGAALERARRPWNVSVPALATGAHCMRQGGFIRRTRERIRSERSRMAATLAERYDVAPSEAPFLLLDVGEGERGRSVEQAVADARDRGVAIRDATTFRGLDSHVRVAVRRPAENDRLLAALGVGDGTATDPSEADDV, encoded by the coding sequence ATGAACCTCGACACCGCGCTCGACCTCGAACGCGAACCGCACGGCAGCAGCGACGACCCCGACCCGCTGGATTTCTCGGCGAACATCAACCCCGAGGTTCCGCCGGGCGTTGAGGAGGCGTACCGCGAGGCGTTCGCGGCCGCGCGGTCGTACCCGGTCGAGCCGCCCGAGTCGTTCCGCGAGGCCGCCGCCGAGTACGTCGACTGCGACCCGGACGCGGTCGTGCCGACGCCGGGTGGACTCGCCGCGATCCGCGCGGCGATCGCGCTCGCGGTCGATCCGGGGGACACCGCCCTGATTCCGGCACCGAGCTTCGGCGAGTACGCCCGCGAGGTGCGACTGCAGGGCGGCGAGCCCGCCTTCGTCGCTGCCGACGCGGTCCTCGACGCCGACCCGGCGGACCACGCGCTCGCGGTCGTCTGCGCCCCGAACAACCCCACGGGGACCGACTACGAGCGCGCGGAGCTGGAGGGGTTCGCGGCGCGGTGCCGCGCGGCCGACACGCTCCTGCTCGTCGACGAGGCGTTCCGCGGGTTCACCGATCGCCCCTCGCTCGCGGGGGAGGAGGGCGTCGTCGTCGCCCGGTCGCTGACGAAGCTGTTCGGGCTCCCCGGGATCCGGGCGGGGTTCGCGGTCGCGACGGGCAAGTTCGGCGCGGCGCTGGAGCGCGCTCGACGGCCGTGGAACGTGAGCGTTCCGGCGCTGGCGACCGGTGCGCACTGCATGCGGCAGGGGGGATTTATAAGGAGAACCCGCGAGCGCATTCGCTCGGAGCGGTCGCGGATGGCCGCGACGCTTGCGGAGCGGTACGACGTGGCCCCCTCCGAGGCGCCGTTTCTGCTGCTCGACGTGGGAGAGGGGGAGAGGGGGCGGTCCGTTGAGCAGGCCGTGGCCGACGCCCGCGACCGCGGCGTCGCGATTCGGGACGCAACCACCTTCCGCGGGCTCGACTCGCACGTCCGGGTCGCGGTGCGCCGGCCCGCCGAGAACGACCGCCTGCTGGCGGCGCTGGGCGTTGGCGACGGGACGGCGACCGACCCCTCGGAGGCCGACGATGTTTGA